A region of the Peromyscus leucopus breed LL Stock chromosome X, UCI_PerLeu_2.1, whole genome shotgun sequence genome:
TGAACCTGGAACAGTGGCCAGTGGTTGAATCATAAAACAGATTTTTGGTCTCAGGATTCTAAGTGCATTGTGGCCAGTGGTTGAATCATAAAACGGATTTTTGGTTTCAGGATTCTAAGGGCATTGTGCATTGTTGTAACTCCCTGGAGAAGTGACCAATCAGGTTCTGAGACACGGAGAAGACCAGTCTCACAGGGAACTTGGCCTCTCATTCCTGAGTCCTCAGCctgtttcttccagaggtcctacaGTGGTCTGAGAGTTAACACACATCCTGACAAGCAGGTAACGTGGCGGGGTCTGTCCCATCATCGAGTCATCTGCTGACTGTGTCCTGACCTGACCGGGTCTGGTACTGGGGAGGGAGGACGATAGTTGGTGTCCAAGCTGATAAGAGGAATGCTCCTGTAAAGAGTGTGCAAGGTATGGGGGCTGTGAACTGTCTGGACTGTGTCAGTAGCCAGGTCTCAGTGCTCAGGACACCTGGCTTTGGTTCAGTTTACAGCTGTGTCCTGAGTCCTTGGTcgaccttttctttttcctctagatTCAACCAAATGAGTCAGAGGAATCTTGGGAATTCCATCCCTTTCTTCCTGAGACTTTTGTACTGGTTTCTGTGTAACTTTGTCCCTGACAGAGGCAGAGAACAAGGCAGACtgtagcaggaaccttaaaagttcttattaattaaatcaaacctgaggccagttattggggtgaaagctggaagatcagagaagcagaacaagccatagccacctcacctcaaatgtggtggtattgggttccccaaaatattgtgtaccctaataaacttatctggggtcagagaacagaaaagccactagatacttaggctagaaaatggtggcactcacacctttaatcctagcactccagaggcagaaatccatctgggatctctgtgagttcaaggccacattggaaacagccaggcatggtgacacacgactttaatcccagggagtgagcctttaatcccagggagtgatggtaaaaggtagaaagatatataaggcatgaggaccagaaactagaagcatttcgctggttaagcttttaggcttctagcatcagttcagctgagattcattctggatgatgactcagaggcttccagtctgaggaaacaggatcagctgaggaactggcgaggtgaggtggctgtggcttattctgcttctctgatcttccagctttcaccccaataactgacctcaggtttgattttattaataagaacttttaagattcatgctacagcagaCATTAACCTGCCTTTCTATAACTTAGAATAAAGAGAAATGTAGCAGTTTAGAATATGGCATGAAGGTTCCATTTAGGAAAAGAAGCAGGAATTGAAggttagcaagatggctcaaccaGTTGCTTGATGCAaggactgatgacctgagttcaatccccagaacccccaTGGTGGTTGTCCcataacctacacacacacacacacacacacacacacacacacacacacacacacacacagtctttaaaaaagaaacaggaattgaaaatgttttaatagaaCAGAACAGAGCTTCTGAACATAGATCAATGTATATGACAGGATAAAAGATATGATCATGTGAGATACGATAATGTGAAATATGATACGATGGCCATTGCAAATCAAACTGTGTCTCAAAGCAACCTTATTTGGCTACTACGTGtgagagacaaacagacaaaaacaaggaGGCAGCAGTAATAAAGAGGCCTCTGAGTTTACTGGATTATGTGGCTTTATCTTTTTCAGGCTTTCTTGGTTGTCCCGAGGCCATTGGATAACACCAGTCATGGATAAAGAAAAGCCTGAAGCCAGACCCAGCCCGCCAGAACCTAACATGGAGCTGATCCCGTCCAGGGAGCTAAAAGGCCGCAAGCCTTCCAATAATATACTGATCTATTTGATTGATAGGCAACTGGGGAGGCCCAGAAATGATGTGGATTTGTTTGAATGGATTTGGACCATAACATAAGTACCCGCCCAGGGTAGAGTGGTCTTTGCCAAAATTAATGTTTACTTATGACTACtggaaatacatgttttaaaaaggagCAGAATTGCAAGCCACTCTCACATTCAATCCATTAAATTAGTCTTCATTGCAACTGCTTTTGGTGTGTTGTGTATTTCTTGACTTGACCTTCTTGGGTTGCATTGGGCAGGCTATTGTACCCATCTTGATAGTCCTCTTATGAGACCTCAGATACAATGAGGATGGGAGGTTGCATTGCACATCATGTCTCTTCCACCACTAGTCTGAAAAGGAATTGTGTATGCATAACTCTGCAGCACACAGCCATTCAGCGCCAAGGACTCTCCTCACTAGCCACTTTAGAGAGAGAGCCACTGTAGAACTCAACTGACTGCCCCGGTGAAAGGGCACtggggagagaaagcagagctaGGTTGGGATTTTAAAATACATGCCCTCTAGAGTTGATCAGTATAACCAGGGAAGTATCATGGCATTAGCTGTCTCTTGTTAAGCAAACCTATTCAGACTACAATGCATGGGAAAGGGTTCCTTTGAGCAAAGAATACAGAGCCCATAACCATGAGCATCAGTGCAATGACTCCCATTCAAAAAGCTCTATCCACCAATGGGTGTGCTAAACAGATCATACCCACTCTGAGAAATTCAGAATGGGAATTGTGTAAGAAATTGGGAATTAAGAAATGACAAATTCCCCACCTCTCGAtggccctgggagagctggtcccatcCCTCACTGGccactatactcatagattggtgcctagcccagttgttatcagggaggcttcatccagcaactgatggaagcagatgcagagacccacagccacatattaggcagagcttggggaatcctgcggaagagggggagggaggattgtaggagccacagggtccaaggacaccacaagaaaatggcccacagaatcaactaacctgggctcagaggGCTCACGTACGGAGACAGAAAGGACAagcatggagcctgcatgggtctgacctaggccctctgcctatGTTACAGGTGTGTAGTTTGATCTTCATATGGGGATCCAAACAGTGAAAGCAGGGGccgtctctgactcctttgccggCTTTGAGACCCTGTTCCTCATACAGGGTCATCTaaccagccttaatacatgaggaggtgcttagtctttctgcaacttgatacgccatgttttgttgatattcatgggaggcctgtccttttctgaatagaaacagaggaacaaTGGTTGTGGGGGCACAAAGGAGGTAGGgggctgagaggagaggagggaggggaaactggtcatgatgtaaaataaacaacaatcaaaacaaaTGTGAAGAAATGACAAATTTCCTGGCCCTCATCAGTTGCCACAACAGGAGATCTGGCCCAACCCTCATGGAAGAACTGGCCCCAgtgatatgggtgctggagaaCCGGCCCTGGTGGTCTGGGCATGAGAGAGATGGCCATGTCCCTTGTTTGGGTGGGGGGTTCCAGGCAGAGACcgggctgaccaactcagccaCCACCCGGG
Encoded here:
- the LOC114705283 gene encoding embryonic testis differentiation protein-like encodes the protein MDKEKPEARPSPPEPNMELIPSRELKGRKPSNNILIYLIDRQLGRPRNDVDLFEWIWTIT